The Polyangium mundeleinium genome contains the following window.
CGACCGCGGCCGCCATCTCGGTGGCGTCACGCGTCACGCGCTCGAGCGCCGTGCCCGCGCTCGTCACGGCCGTCGACATGCCGAGGATCCGCTCGCCGACGCCCTTGGCATCCGTGGAGAGCCTCCCGATGCCCTTGGCCATCTGCTCGATCGTCGTCGCGATCTCCTCCATCGAAGCCGCGTTCGACTCGCCTCGCTCGGCGAGATCGGTGAGGTCCTTCGTGTTCGAGACCGTGGTCGCGAGCAGCTCCTCGCTTGCGGTCGCCAGCTCCTCGGCGTTCTGACCGACCCCCTTGATGGAGCGGGCGATCTCTTCCGTGCCGGCCGCCGTCCCTTCCGCCGAGGACGCGAGCGCTTCGGTGTCGTTCTTGACGCTGTTGATGCTCGGCGCGAGCTCTTGGAGGCCGCTCGCCGTGGATTCGAGGCCCCGGAGCACCTCGCCCGCGTCCTCGCGGATCCGCTGCTGCGCGCGCGCGAGCGTTTGCAGGCCGATGCTGGTCGCCTCGACCTCGTCGGCGAGCTCGTCCAGGGACGCGCGGAGCTCCTGGCCCGTGGACGCCCGCCCTTCGCTCCCCTCGGCGAGGCGCGACGCGGCCTGCTCGATCGCGTCCGCCTGCGTCGCCGTTCGGCGCAGTTCCCGCTCGGCCTCCGCAGCTTTCGAGAGCGCCAGGTCGATCTCAGCCGTGCCGTTCGTCGCCATAAATGCCTTCCTGCCCGATGATTTTTTCGAAATTGACCAGCATCACGAGGCGCTTCTCGCCTGGCCTGCGCTCGACGTGGGCCACGCTCTTCACGAAACCGGCGCCGTCGCCCCCCATCCACGCCGGCGGCGCTTGCAGCCCTTCCGGCGGGATCTTCATGATCTCCCGCGCGCTGTCGACGAGCAGCCCCACCGTGCGCTCGCCGCTCTGGACCACGATGACCCGTGAATCCAGGGTCGGTTCGATGTTCGAAAGCCCGAACCGCCGTCGCAGGTCGATGACCGGCACCACGCGGCCCCGCATGTGGATCAGCCCCGCGACGTAGGGCGGCGTCCCCGGCACCTTCGTCGCGCCGCCGAACGATTCCATCTGGAGCACGTCCGCGGCCTGGAGGACGTATTCCCCCTCGTCGACTTTGAAGACCACGTAGAGCTCGCTCATACGGGCACCTCCGTGCGGTTCTGGGAAAGCGCCCCGCTCAGCGCAATCAGGTCGAGCACCAGCGTCGGCCGGCCATCCCCGAGATCCGTCGAGCCCGAGACGCCGGTCACCTTGACGAGCGGGTCCTCGAGCGGCCGGATGACGACCTCCTGCTGCCCGACCATCCGCTGGATCCCGAACGCCAGGGGCGCTCCGTTGCGCCGCACGACCAGCGCCTTCGGCTCCTCTCCGGACGCGAGCGAAAAGACGGACGCGAGGTTCACGAGCGGCACGATCTCCCCGCGCCGTTCCATGAACCGCACCTCGCCGAACCGCGTATGCCGCGAAGGCCCGCGCACGAGCGCCTCCGGCGCGAGCTCGACGACCTCCTCGATCGCCGCGACAGGCGCCACGAAGGTCTGCTCGCCGCAGACGAACGAGAAGGCGTCGACGATGGTGATCGTGAGGGGGATGCAGAGCGTGAACGTGGTCCCGGCGCCGGGCGTGGTCCGCAGCGACAGCTCGCCGCCGAGCTCGACCACCGCGCGCTTCACGATGTCCATCCCGAGCCCTCGTCCGCTCGTCTTCGTCGCCTGGTCGAGCGTCGTCAGGCCGGGCAGGGTGATGAGATCGAGCAGCGCCGCGTCGTCCGCGGGCACCGGGCGTGTCGCCCTGCGCGCGACGGCCTCGCGGTCGATGCCGCGCCCGTCATCGCTGATGCCGAGCTCGAGCTGGTTCGAGGAGCGCTCGAAGCACGTCACCCGCACGAGGCCCTCCTCCGGCTTGCCGAGGCGCCGCCGCTCGGATGGGGGCTCGATCGCGTGGTCGACCGCGTTGCGGATGAGGTGCACGATCGCCGGGAAGACCCGATCCGCCACCGCCTTGTCGAGCTCGGCCTTGCCGGCGTCGATCACGACACGGACCGGCTTCTTCGTGGCGCGGCTCAGGCCTCGCACGATGAGCGGCACGCGGTCGAGCAGCTCGGCCACGGGCACCATCCGGGCCCGCATGATCGCGCCGCGCAGATCACGCACCTGCCGGCCGTAGCCCTTCACGATCTCGCCGAGCTCGCCCACGTTCACGCCTTGCGCGGCGAGCGCGTCCACGGCGCGCGCCAGGCGGAAGCGGGTGATCACGAGCGCCGAGAGCCGCTCGAGCGCGTCGTCGAGGCGCGCCACGTCGACGCGCACGATCCCGCGTTTTCGCCCCTCGCCGACGTCCTCCTCGGCGGCCTCTGGCTCGGCGAGCGGGTCGGCCGCGTCGACGCGCCGGGTGTGCAGCACCTGGACGTGCTCCGGCTGGGTCGCGGCTGCGGCCGCGAGCGCCTCGTCGGTCGCGTCCGTCAGGACGAGGAGGGCGAAGGCGAGCCCCCCGGGCGCCGTTTCGCTCGTGGGGATCGAGAGCGGCACGACCTTCACGATCTCCGCGAATGCGCCGATGCGCTCGCGCACGCTCGTGATGGTCGTCCCCTCGGCCGCGCGTGCGGGCGACGGCACGAAATCGACCCGCAGCGCGCGGCGCCCGTTCTCCGTGCCCTGGAGGAGCTGGGCTTTTTCTGCGGCCGAGAGCTTGGCGAGCAGACCGGGATCGAGGTCGAGCTCGACCGTGGCGGGCGCCTCGTCCTTCGTGATTTCCAGCGCTGCGAGCGCGTCGAGGAGCTGCGGGGGCGCGGGCGCCACGGGTGCGCCCGTCGACAGCGCGCGCACCCGCTCGCCAATGGCGCGCAGCCCCGCGAGCAGCGCCTCGACGGCTTTCGCCGAGAGCGCCCCGGCCGCTCGATCGGCCTTTCGCAGGACCGTTTCCATCGTGTGGGCGATGTCCACGATGGGCTCGATCCCCACCATTGCCGAGAGCCCCTTGACGGTGTGGAGCGAGCGAAAAAGCTCGCGCACGGCCCGCGGGTTGTTCTCGCCTTTGCGCAGAGAGGTCTCGACGGCGAGCAGGTTCATCGTCGACGCCGAAAGGTGCTCCTCGGCTTCGACCAGATAACCGGCCAGAAATTCGCTCGCGTCGAACGCCTTACGCATGGAACGCGTTACTCATGGAGCCCCGCCGCATCCAGGCGCAGCATCGACTGCACGTTCGCCAGGATTGCATCGGGCGTGAAAGGCTTCGTCATGAACTGCGAAGCGCCTGCGGCGAGGGCGCGCGTGCGGGATCCCTCGTCGCCACGTGTGGTCACCACGAGGACGGGCAGGCGTTGCAGTTTGTCCTGACCCCGGATGAACTCGATGACCTCGAAACCGCCGATGTCGGGCATGTTCAGGTCGAGCACGACGAGATCGAAGGCCTTGAGCGCCAGCTTTTCGATGGCCTCGAGACCACTCGCGGCGTGGGTGAACGTGAAGTCCTCTCCCACGCGAAGACACGCGACGATCATTTCGCGCATCACTTTGCTGTCATCGACGACGAGAATTTCCGTCACGCGACCCCCCCGAGGACCCGGTCCATTAGCTCCCTCGTCCGAGCCCGTCAAGCACGCCCATGCACAATGAACGACAGCTTTTTGCTGTACTTCCACAATCGCGACGCATTGCAGCGCGCGTGCGTTCGTCTCGACGCAGAATTCGGCCGCTGCACATTTGACAGGGGGAAGGCCGCAGTGTAGCGAACGATGACCATGCCTGCTGCAAGCCACGCTCCCCAGAGACGGGTCGCCTGGATTGTCGATGACTCCGCGCTCGACGCCGAGCGAGCTCGCCGCGCACTGGAAAATCATTACGAGGTTCAGGTTTTTCCTGACGGGACGGCCGTCCTGGAGGCTTTGGGGAGCCATTCAGCGCCGGACGTGATCGTGCTCGATTGGGTGATGCCCGGCGTTTCTGGCATCGAGGTTTGTCGATTCGTTCGTTCGAACCGTGCGCACGCTCGCATGGGTATTCTGTTGCTGACTGCCCAACAGCAGACCGAGCAAGTGGTCGAGGGGCTATCGGCTGGCGCCAACGATTATCTGTCGAAGCCGTACGCGACGAACGAGCTCGAGGCCCGGGTCGATGCGCTCGTGCGCTCGATAACGTTGCTCGACCGCGCCGAGAAGGCGGAGGCGACCGTACGCCATTTGCTGGCGAACGTTCCGGACGCACTCCTTGTCCTGGGGGAGGGGCAGCGGATCACGTATGCCAATCCGGAGGCGCAGAAGGCGCTTGGTCGATGGGCGCCGGCGCGGCTCCTTGGCCAGTCGATCTGCGAGCTCTTGCCGGAGCTCTCCGTCGAGCTCTTCGCGGCCGCCACCGGCGTGGAGGCATTCGCGCTGCCGGACATCACCATCGACGGCGAAGTCTATGCGCCCACGGTCCGCGTGTTTCCCGTCGACCTCGGCGGCGGCTCGACCATCCTGGCGCTGCGCAATGTCACCGCCCGGCGGATGGCCGAGGTCCGACGGCTGGATTTTTATTCGATCATCGCGCACGACCTGCGCTCGCCGCTCAGCGCGATGCTGATGCGCTCCGAGCTCATCCTGCTGGGCAAACACGGGCCCCTGCCGCGCGAGGCCGTCGTCGACCTGCACAAGATGCAGGGCTCGATCCGAATGCTCGTGGGCATGATCAACGATTTCCTCGACCTCGCGAGCATCGAGGGCGGGCATTTCAAGCTCATGAAGGAAGAGATCGACCTCGTGTCGCTCGTCGACTCCGTGGCCGACGTCCTGCGTCCGCTGCTCGTCTCGGGCGAGCTCTCGTTCGAGATGCGGCCCCTGTCGCGGCCCGTCGTGCTGGCCGATCGCCGGCGGCTCGGGCAGGTCGTCGCCAACCTCCTCTCGAATGCCATCAAGTTCACCCCGCGCGGCGGCAAGATCACGGCCACGCTCGCGGAGACGGAGACGTACATCGAGGCGGGGGTCGAGGATACGGGCAGCGGCATCCCGTCGCATGACATCCCGAAGCTGTTTCAGCGTTATGCGCGGGCAAACAGCGGCATGGCGGGCACGGGCCTCGGGCTCATGATCGTCCGCGAAGTGGTGGAGGCCCACGGCGGCAACGTCGGCGTCGACAGCGTCCTCGGCCGCGGGAGCCGATTCTGGTTCCGCCTGCCGAAGATCGGCGGGCACGGCCATCCCTCCGCACGCCCGCTGCCCGCCGGCTGACGCTCCGCGAGGTCTCACCCCCCCCGTTCCTTCTCGTCGTCCCCTCGGCCGTGTCGGCTGCGGTCGCGTCCACGCCCACAATTCCCCCTTGACACCGCTCCCACTTTTGCGACACGGTGCCCTCGCGTACGGCTTTTGCAAACAGGAGGGATTCTTCATGGGAGAGGTCATTGCCGCGACGGCGAGCATCGAGCGCATCGACGGGGATGTTCATACGGCGCACGAGATCGCCCTTGCGCGCGGGGGCGAGGTGGCCGAGGCGGCCTTCTTCCGGCTCCAGCCGGGCGTCACGGCGATCGATGACGCGAAGGCGATTCACGAGGCTGCGAAGAAGGCCGAGTCCCTCGCGTGGGCGGCCGTGGCCGGCATCGATCACGACGCGGATGGCCTCATTGGCAACATCCGCGACGAGATGTGGAATGCCCTCGGCCGGCCCAAGCAGAGCTCGCACATGGACGCGGTCTTTCCCGAGGGGATTGGCACGTATACCGCGGGCGACCCGCTCGGGCAGCCTTTGCTCATGCAGGTCCTCCGCGCCCGCATCGTCGCCGCCGACGCGCCGCAATGGCCCGAGGCCAAGCGGAATGCCTGGGCCGCGGCCATCGAGGCGAAGCGCGAGGCGTACGAAGCCGCGGTGAAGTCGTATCGACCCATCGAGGCGGCCCTCGTCGTCGCCGAGGCCGGGTATCGCGCCGCCGTGCGGGGCGCGCACGCGCGCCTCAAGAACTTCAAGCGCGACCTGAAGAACCTCGGCCTCACCGAGGCGCAGATCCACGAGATCATCCCCGACGCGAGCGCCGGCAAGAAGCGCGGCGGCACCGGAACGGGCGAAAAATAAGGCGTTCGACCCACCGCCGGCCGAACTCGGACGTCCGATCTCGCCTTCGACCCTTCCTCGCCGAACCAACGTTTCCCTGCATCGCCCCACGACGCGTCTTTCGCGCGGAAGACCTCCCCTGAATCCGCCGCGGAAGGGTCGTCCGCGAACCAACGGGCCCGAGAACCGGCTCCGACCGGTCCGCGGCGCGCCGAGGAAGGGCGCGGCCCGGCGAGGAGGGGTCGTGGCGCCGTTGGGCGTTCCGTTGTTTCGTGAAGGAAGGGTCGATCGACAAAAAACGGAGCCGTTTTTTCGCGAGGAAGGGTCGGCGGCCGGTTCGACCTTTCGGGATCGGCGCGCGGCGGGTCGTGAGGTGGTTCGGTAGAAACGTGCCTCCGGGTCCACGCTTTCGGTGTCCTGGCTCGCATGCGTTGCGGTGAGCGGCTCTTCCTCCTCGGCGTGCTCCTCGTCCTGTGCGTGCCGCTTACCGCCCGCGCGGAGATACGCGACGGGCGGGAGCGGAGGCGGGAGCGGGAGCGGGAGCGGGAGCGGAGGCGGGAGCGGAAGCGGGAGCGGAAGCGGAGGCGGGAGCGGAAGCGGGAGCGGAAGCGGAAGCGGAGGCGGGAGCGGAAGCGGGAGCGGAAGCGGAAGCGGGAGCGGAAGCGGGAGCGGAAGCGCGGAAGCGGCAGCGGGAGCGGTATTCAGAGATCCCGCTCGGGGACGGCGAGCGTACCGTCGTGCTCGGCCTCTTCAAGGCCAAGCCGTCCTCGCCGTCCTCGCAGCACTGCGTGCTGCTCCGGGCGGCTCCGGGCGGTGCTGCGCAGCCTTGAAGAGGACTGCGCGCGACGGTGTGGGATGGGGGTCCCGGCGAAAGGGTCGTCGGGCGGAGGGTTTCGTCATGCTGAGGATTTACGAGGTCGTTTTGGTCATGGCCGGGGACGCAGCAGGGCTCGCGGAGCTGATCGAACGAAGGGATTCGGATCTCGGTCGGCAATTGCGCAGGGCCATGCATAGCGTGGCGCTGAATGTCGCCGAAGCGGTGGAAAGTTTTCGCCTAAAGAAGCGATAACGCTATGAGACTACTCAGGTTCCCCGCGCGGCTTGCGGCACGCCTGGCGGCGGAGTTGTCTCCGCGTCGAACACCCTGAGCTCGCCGAGTCCCGGACTCCTTCCTGCCAACACCGTCCGTCAGGTGGCTCGCAGCACGATGTGCGTGATCTCTGCAGGAGCCCCGAGACGCATCGGAGGCCCCGAGTGCCCAGTCCCGCGGCTGACGTAGACTCGCGTGTCGCCCAACCTGCCGAGGCCAGCGACGAATGGATCACTCAGCCGCAAGAGCCAGCGCAGCGGCCACAGTTGTCCCCCGTGCGTGTGCCCGGATAGCTGGAGATCGACCTCGTATCGAACGGCCTCGTGGATTGCCTTGGGTTGGTGCGCGAGGAGGATCAGAGGCCGTCTCGCGTCACGCCCTGCGGTGGCTCTCGCGAGATTGGCACCGTGACCGATGTCGAAGTGGGTCGCCTCGTAGTCGTCGATGCCCGCCAGGTCCAACCCATGCCCGTCACGGTCGAGCACGACGTGCTCATTGCGGAGAACACGGACGCCGAGCGTCGGAAGATGTGCGCACCATTCCGGCGCGCCTGCGTGGTACTCGTGATTTCCCGTCACGAAGAACGTGCCGAACGTCGACGCGAGGCTGGCGAGCGGAGCGACGTCATGTGCGAGGTCCTCGACGCTTCCGTCGACCAGATCGCCGGTGATGACCACGACGTCCGCGTCGAGGTCGTTCACCTTCGAGACGACGCGCTCCAGGAATTTACGTCCGACGATCGGACCGACATGGACGTCCGAGATTTGAGCGATTCGGAACCCATCCAGCGCTCGCGGGAGTTTCGACAGAGGAACTTCCACATGCTCGACACGAAGCGTGCGCGCTTCGAGCACTGCCAACGTCGCGGCCCCGACGCCGCACGTCGCGATGAGAAATGCGCCCGCCTCGGGACCGATGCGCTCGATCTCCGGTTGTTCGAACGTCACGAGCTCGAGCACGAGGCGTAAGAGGTCGATGATGCCTGCGGCGAGCAGGAGATAAAACGCAGTCCCGATCCAGACGTAAACAGGCGCGAGCCACCAGACGGACCAACGCGGCGAAACCAGACGGCTCGCGACCACGCCCGTCGGAACGCTTGCTGCGGCGAGGACGAGCATCACCGTCAGCGCGTGGTCGATCGAGGTCGGGAAGCCGACGTCGCGGACGAGACGCATCCACAGGTAATAGTGAATGCCGCTCACCACGGCGACGCCGATCGGCAGGAACGTGACGAGTGGACGCCAACGCCCGAGGGTCGCCTGTGTCGATTGTCGCGGTGCAGCCACTCCCGCACCGATTCGAGTCTCATCCGTATGCATCGTGCGCCTCGTACTTGCGGTCGTTTCCTTGCGGTTCATCTGAGCAGGCGTGCGATCGCCGTGCGTGACTCCGACGAGACCGCCAGACGGACTCACGAAGTCACGCGGGCGCCGCGCGGCCACTGCCCGACGCTTCCGACACGTCCCCTTCCTTCGTTGGGGTCGGCGGTGTCGGGCAGCGGCCATGCGCGATCCGACGTACTCGCACGCTGACGCGCTCGCGTTGGAGCGCGAGCGTCGACGCGCACGAGACGAAGGACACGGCGCGAACGTCGAATCGTCGGACGACGCGAGCGGCGTCCGATCGGCAGCCGTTACGGCGAGGCGTGGGCGATCGTGGCCGTCGGAAACTCGACCGGAACCGCGATCGTCTTCGTCTCCAGATACTCTTCGAAGCCTTCGAGCCCCATCTCGCGGCCAATGCCCGATTGCTTGTAGCCGCCGAAGGGAGCGTTGGGAGAGAAGAAGAACGCCCCGTTCACGTTCATGGAACCCGTGCGGATACGGCGGGCAACCTTCATGGCGCGTTCGGGCGAGGCCGAGATCACCGACCCGGAAAGGCCGTAGATCGAGTCGTTCGCGATCCGGATTGCGTCTTCATCATCTTCGAAGGGGATGACGACGAGGACGGGACCGAAGATCTCTTCTTGCGCGATCGTCATCGTGTTCTCGACGTCGGCGAAGAGAGTGGGCTCGACGTAGTAGCCTTTCGCGAAGCGCTGAGGCTTGCCCCCGCCCACCACGAGCCGCGCCCCTTCGGCCTTTCCCTTCTCGATATAGGCGAGAACGCGCTCACGCTGTGCGGCGTTGATCATCGGGCCCATGATGTTCTTCATGTCGGTCGGGTCGCCGTAGGGCACGTTGCGATAGATCGACTCCAGAATGGTGATTGCCTCGTCGTAACGCGAGCGCGGAACGAGAAGCCGCGTGTTCAGCACGCAGCCCTGGCCGGCATTCGCGCACACGAAGCTGGCGCCCATCAGGGCGCGAGAGAAATCCGCATCGTCGAGGATGATCATCGCGGACTTCCCGCCGAGCTCGAGCAGCGTCCTCTTGATGGTTTTCGCTGCGCTCTCCATGACCCGACGTCCCGTGGCCGTCGACCCCGTGAACGAGACGACGTCCACACGAGGGTCGGCGGTGAGCATGGCGCCGAGCGATCCGTCGGCCGACGACGTCAGCACGTTGAACGCCCCCGGCGGCAGGTCCGGGCACTGCGCGGCGACGCGCCCCAGCATCGTCGCCGCCCACGGCGTGTCGTGAGCGGCCTTGAGCACGACCGTGCAGCCGGCCGCCAGCGCGGGAATGGTCTTCTGCAGGTTCGTTTGCACCGGCGCATTC
Protein-coding sequences here:
- a CDS encoding ATP-binding response regulator; translated protein: MPAASHAPQRRVAWIVDDSALDAERARRALENHYEVQVFPDGTAVLEALGSHSAPDVIVLDWVMPGVSGIEVCRFVRSNRAHARMGILLLTAQQQTEQVVEGLSAGANDYLSKPYATNELEARVDALVRSITLLDRAEKAEATVRHLLANVPDALLVLGEGQRITYANPEAQKALGRWAPARLLGQSICELLPELSVELFAAATGVEAFALPDITIDGEVYAPTVRVFPVDLGGGSTILALRNVTARRMAEVRRLDFYSIIAHDLRSPLSAMLMRSELILLGKHGPLPREAVVDLHKMQGSIRMLVGMINDFLDLASIEGGHFKLMKEEIDLVSLVDSVADVLRPLLVSGELSFEMRPLSRPVVLADRRRLGQVVANLLSNAIKFTPRGGKITATLAETETYIEAGVEDTGSGIPSHDIPKLFQRYARANSGMAGTGLGLMIVREVVEAHGGNVGVDSVLGRGSRFWFRLPKIGGHGHPSARPLPAG
- a CDS encoding aldehyde dehydrogenase family protein is translated as MENLNAERRLFINGALVDAEGGRTYDVINPATEEIAGVVAAASLADADRALAAARRCFDESDWSTNKARRIRALSQLRDGLKTASDEWRRQIVAESGCPIAFTHGPMLDSSVADIDYSLRLLATYPFERELEDLGSPMGGAARRLVCKEAAGVVVAITPWNAPVQTNLQKTIPALAAGCTVVLKAAHDTPWAATMLGRVAAQCPDLPPGAFNVLTSSADGSLGAMLTADPRVDVVSFTGSTATGRRVMESAAKTIKRTLLELGGKSAMIILDDADFSRALMGASFVCANAGQGCVLNTRLLVPRSRYDEAITILESIYRNVPYGDPTDMKNIMGPMINAAQRERVLAYIEKGKAEGARLVVGGGKPQRFAKGYYVEPTLFADVENTMTIAQEEIFGPVLVVIPFEDDEDAIRIANDSIYGLSGSVISASPERAMKVARRIRTGSMNVNGAFFFSPNAPFGGYKQSGIGREMGLEGFEEYLETKTIAVPVEFPTATIAHASP
- a CDS encoding metallophosphoesterase is translated as MAAPRQSTQATLGRWRPLVTFLPIGVAVVSGIHYYLWMRLVRDVGFPTSIDHALTVMLVLAAASVPTGVVASRLVSPRWSVWWLAPVYVWIGTAFYLLLAAGIIDLLRLVLELVTFEQPEIERIGPEAGAFLIATCGVGAATLAVLEARTLRVEHVEVPLSKLPRALDGFRIAQISDVHVGPIVGRKFLERVVSKVNDLDADVVVITGDLVDGSVEDLAHDVAPLASLASTFGTFFVTGNHEYHAGAPEWCAHLPTLGVRVLRNEHVVLDRDGHGLDLAGIDDYEATHFDIGHGANLARATAGRDARRPLILLAHQPKAIHEAVRYEVDLQLSGHTHGGQLWPLRWLLRLSDPFVAGLGRLGDTRVYVSRGTGHSGPPMRLGAPAEITHIVLRAT
- a CDS encoding chemotaxis protein CheW produces the protein MSELYVVFKVDEGEYVLQAADVLQMESFGGATKVPGTPPYVAGLIHMRGRVVPVIDLRRRFGLSNIEPTLDSRVIVVQSGERTVGLLVDSAREIMKIPPEGLQAPPAWMGGDGAGFVKSVAHVERRPGEKRLVMLVNFEKIIGQEGIYGDERHG
- a CDS encoding response regulator → MTEILVVDDSKVMREMIVACLRVGEDFTFTHAASGLEAIEKLALKAFDLVVLDLNMPDIGGFEVIEFIRGQDKLQRLPVLVVTTRGDEGSRTRALAAGASQFMTKPFTPDAILANVQSMLRLDAAGLHE
- a CDS encoding chemotaxis protein CheA, whose product is MRKAFDASEFLAGYLVEAEEHLSASTMNLLAVETSLRKGENNPRAVRELFRSLHTVKGLSAMVGIEPIVDIAHTMETVLRKADRAAGALSAKAVEALLAGLRAIGERVRALSTGAPVAPAPPQLLDALAALEITKDEAPATVELDLDPGLLAKLSAAEKAQLLQGTENGRRALRVDFVPSPARAAEGTTITSVRERIGAFAEIVKVVPLSIPTSETAPGGLAFALLVLTDATDEALAAAAATQPEHVQVLHTRRVDAADPLAEPEAAEEDVGEGRKRGIVRVDVARLDDALERLSALVITRFRLARAVDALAAQGVNVGELGEIVKGYGRQVRDLRGAIMRARMVPVAELLDRVPLIVRGLSRATKKPVRVVIDAGKAELDKAVADRVFPAIVHLIRNAVDHAIEPPSERRRLGKPEEGLVRVTCFERSSNQLELGISDDGRGIDREAVARRATRPVPADDAALLDLITLPGLTTLDQATKTSGRGLGMDIVKRAVVELGGELSLRTTPGAGTTFTLCIPLTITIVDAFSFVCGEQTFVAPVAAIEEVVELAPEALVRGPSRHTRFGEVRFMERRGEIVPLVNLASVFSLASGEEPKALVVRRNGAPLAFGIQRMVGQQEVVIRPLEDPLVKVTGVSGSTDLGDGRPTLVLDLIALSGALSQNRTEVPV